Proteins encoded together in one Bradyrhizobium sp. PSBB068 window:
- a CDS encoding helix-turn-helix transcriptional regulator, with amino-acid sequence MDLKEVMAINLRRLRHAKGMTQEELAERAGLSARYIGAIERADVSASVTVLGQVAEALELEAAELVRAPHRNGDLANSAEPQE; translated from the coding sequence ATGGATCTCAAGGAGGTCATGGCGATCAATCTGCGTCGGTTGCGTCATGCGAAAGGGATGACGCAAGAGGAGTTGGCCGAGCGGGCCGGGTTGAGTGCCCGGTATATCGGGGCGATCGAGCGCGCCGACGTGTCGGCGAGCGTCACCGTGCTGGGCCAGGTGGCCGAAGCGCTGGAGTTAGAGGCGGCCGAGTTGGTGCGAGCTCCTCATCGCAATGGCGACTTGGCGAACTCGGCCGAGCCTCAAGAATAG
- a CDS encoding DUF2285 domain-containing protein, translating to MTEAPFCDRPPLTDSVNAYDEQHLAIYLRLLMAEEEGADWREVVLVLFGLDPAQEPCRAKIVHESHLARARWMTETGYRHLLQPRAQ from the coding sequence ATGACCGAGGCGCCCTTCTGTGACCGGCCGCCGCTTACCGACAGCGTGAACGCCTATGATGAGCAACATCTGGCGATATACCTACGGTTGCTGATGGCCGAGGAAGAGGGCGCCGACTGGCGAGAGGTCGTGCTGGTGCTCTTCGGACTCGATCCGGCGCAAGAGCCCTGCCGTGCCAAAATCGTCCATGAAAGCCACCTGGCGCGCGCCCGCTGGATGACCGAAACCGGCTATCGGCACCTGCTTCAGCCACGAGCGCAGTGA
- a CDS encoding DUF736 domain-containing protein yields MATIGTFKKTGSNEFTGEIVTLSLQAKNVRIVPETTRSGDNSPSHRVYVGRVEIGAAWAKRSNEGRDYLGLKLDDPSFTAPIFANLFDDEDGEGYSLIWSRPNGRRSD; encoded by the coding sequence ATGGCGACCATCGGCACCTTCAAGAAGACCGGCTCGAACGAATTCACCGGCGAAATCGTCACCCTCTCGCTCCAGGCCAAGAACGTCCGGATCGTCCCCGAAACCACCCGCTCAGGCGACAACAGCCCCAGCCATCGCGTCTATGTCGGCCGGGTCGAGATCGGCGCCGCCTGGGCCAAGCGCTCCAACGAAGGCCGCGACTATCTGGGCCTCAAGCTCGACGATCCGAGCTTCACCGCCCCGATCTTCGCCAACCTGTTCGATGACGAGGACGGCGAGGGCTACAGCCTGATCTGGTCCCGCCCCAACGGCCGCCGGAGCGACTGA